CGTTGTTTATCTAATTGCTCTCGTTGGTCTGACTGTTGCTCGTTTTCCTTTTTCTCCTGATCGTCGGGTTTATCTTCAGGTTGCTCGCGCTCTTTTTCTGCTGTTTTAGGGAACGTAGAAGGTGGATTGCTCTCTAGCTTTGCAAACTCCTCTAAAAGCGCTTCTGCCTTATTTGCCACCTCCTCACTAATGATACCGTCTTCCTCAATTGCTCGAACAAGCTCGAGAAGGTTTTCATTAATGTGTGAGGGAAGTAAATCGTTCGCATTTGCAATTTGTTTTAGCTGTTCAATGTGCTTGGCGGTATGGTTCGCTAGATCTGCCGAAAAGCTCTTCGTTTCTGCTGGCAACATCCAAAATAGGGCTATGAGGACAAGGAGGAAAATGGGTGAAATGCACGCACTAACCCGCGCCGGCTTTTCTAAAGAAATGGGAAGTCTTTCGCTTAAAACAAAGTTTTTAGACAGCTCTTCGCCCTGAGTGGAAATAGCCTCGAGAGAGGCTGCGATTAGTTCGGAACTGTCAGGAGAAAGCGTAGCAATGGTAAGAAAACGTTCCTTGCATCTAAGTTCATCATCGAGTAAACGGGCCGCTTCTCTATTAGAGGTTTTCTTGAGCAAGTGCGCAAACTTAACAAGGACTGCAAGTAGCATCGCCATTGCCAGACCTAGGATGCTTGCACAAATAACGCTGTTAGTAATATAGCTCGCAGTAAGTGTTAGGCTTATGGCAATTAGGCCTAAAGGCGCAAGAAGCAATACCCAGAAGTTAAGCCTTTTTTTCTTTGTCAAGCGTTTAGCAACGCTTGATATTAGCTCTATGCAATGCACTCTTTGCCCAAATAAAAATCGTATTCCTTAATTGTCGTTATGACAACTTAATAGACTTTTGATGTTTTGCAACGGCCTCGTTATGTTCCTTAAGCGTTGCCGAAAAATGATGGCTCCCGTCACCCTTTGCCACAAAATACAAGTAGTCTGAGTCAGCTGGATAAAGAGCTGCTTTAATGGAACTTGCTCCCGGGCTGCATATTGGCGAAGGTGGCAAGCCTACATTTGTGTAAGTATTGTAAGGAGTGTTTCTTTTAAGGTCTGCCTTTGTAAGATTTCCATCAAAATCTTTTAGGCCGTAAATTACAGTTGGGTCGCTCTGAAGTGGCATGCCTATTCTCAACCTGTTGTGAAAGACAGAAGAAATGATAGGGCGCTCTTCGGGTTTTCCAGTCTCTTTTTCTATGATAGAGGCAAGAATTAGAACATGGTAATACGGCATGCCAATCTCTATGGAGCGGCTAATCATTTCATCCGTCATTTGCTTTCTGCCTTGATTGACCATTTCTAATACAATTGTGCGCGCGTCAATAGGTCGACTGAACTGATACGTTTCTGGAAAGAGGTGGCCTTCTAGCGTGTTATTGATAATTCCAAGCTCTTGAAGGATGTTTGGATCGGAAAAGGCTCGTTCCAACTCTATCCTTGCAATGAGCCCAGTTTGCGCAATGCGCTCTGCAATTTCGCTAAGTCTTAAACCCTCGGGTATGGTGAACCTGTAGTATATTACCTCTGCGCTGAGAATTTTTTTTAGGATGGAGAGCGAACTCATGTTGCGCGATAGCTTGTATTCGCCAGCTTGAATTAACTTTTCAGATTTTTCTGCTTTTGACTTTCCAGCATAGTAGAAGGCCCACCAGGACTTGATAAGCTTTTCTCGCTCCAGTTTCTTAGCGATAGTCCGCAAGTTTGCTCCTTTTTCCACTATGAATGAAACTTCCAGTGGTGAATTGGGTTCGACTGGACCCAAGAGAGTCTCGCTGACTAATAGATAAGTCAATAAACAGCCCAAGAGAAAGGGAACGATGTAGAGGGTCAAACGACCCAATCTAAGGAAAAAATTACTTAAATCAAGGCTCAATTAATGTTCTCCTGTGTAAGTAAGCTGCTCATCCTCTTGTTATGCCTAAGCTTAAGCTCAGTTGTCCACTTCTTCAGAACAGGGAGTGTAAAGATCTTTATTGGTGGCCATTAGGTAACTCTCTACTATTAGCGACGCACTTATTTTATCTGTGTGTTCCTTAATAGCCTTTTTCTTTACCTTGTTCCCAGCGAGAATTCTTTCGGCTTCCACCGTGCTAAAGCGTTCATCCCATAATTTTATGTGAATCGGATGAAATTCTTTAGTCGAACAAGCACCTGTTTCTCGCTCGAGGTAAGTTTTTAATTTTTTTACAAAATCCAGTACTTTTTTAGCTTGTATATCTATGCTTCCGTCAAGCTTTTTTGGCAAGCCAACTACAATAACCGAAACGTCCATCTTCTGAGCTAGATTTACTATTTCCTTAAAGTGCTCATTCCGCTTGCACTTTATGCAGGAATGGGGCTGTGCGCTTATGCATAGAGGATCGCTTAAAGCTACGCCAACTCGCGCGTCGCCCACATCTAGGCCCATTACTCTTTTTAAATGCATAGTTTAAGAACTTTGTATAATTTACTAAATTACCATAGAATATGGGACTTTTATTAAATCGTCAAATTGATTTAATATGCGAGTGTTTCTAATTAACAGCTTGGTGGTGTGTATATCCTAGCTTATTGAAGTTTGCGTATCGGGAGACGGTCATTTGTCAAAAGCAGCTCGCAAATATAACTCCCGGCATCATTTCGTAGCGCCTAATTATCATGCTAGCCGTGCTTTAAGTGGGCAAAAAATTTATAGCAAGCGATCTCGAAGGCGAGCTAATATAGTTGAGCGTCCTTCTTCGTTTTATTGGAGATTTGTAGCAGTTGCTGCGGCACTGATGCTGCTGATCCTATTTGTAGGGCTCGACCTTCGCATTCCAAGCAAGCAACTGCCTGAGGATGAGGTAACTTTTTTTCCACCCGTGGCCCTAGGGGCGCTCGCAGAGCCGAGATTGGCGATTCCTACCAGTTCGCCATTTGCTAGTTACACTGTTGTACATAGGGTTAAATCTGGCGAAACCTGGGCTGCTTTGGCAAATATTTATGGGTTTCCTGTTACCGTGGCCGGAGACATCAAGGAGGCTTTTGATACCTTGAGCAAGGCTAAGGGAGTTAGAGGTGAGCTCGACGTTGGGCAGGAGCTTTTTTTAACTTTTGACCCCTTAGTTGGTCTAGCTAAAATTAAAACGTCTGGCTCGAGATCTAGCGCGGTTGAAGTATCGCTCGTCGAGGATGGGAAGTTTGTTGGGAGAGTCAAGGAGTTACCGAAAACAGTTACGGAACGAGTGCTCTTAGGAGAAATAACCGAAGCAGCCCCTTCTTTTGCGCAGGCAGCGTATAAAGCTGGAGTCATGTATGACTTAGTAGATGACTTGGTGGATCTATTTAGCGATCGGGTGCGCTTTAGCAGTGATTTCCAAGTCGGCGATCGGTTTACCGTAATCTACAAGGAGGAAGTTTTAGAGGACGGAACAGTTTTAACGCCAGGTCCAATATTAGCTGGAACTCTTAGCATTAAGGGTAAGCACTTTTCTGCTATTCGCTATGTAGGGAACGATGGCGTTGCGAGGTACTTTGATGAGGGTGGCAGACATTTGGGTAACGCATTTTTGCGTTACCCTGTTAAGTTTAGTAGGATTTCTAGTTACTTTTCCACCTCGCGGTTCCATCCCGTTTTGAAGCACAGGAGGCCTCATAATGGAGTAGATTTTGCAGCCGCGCATGGCACACCTGTTCGCACGGTGGCGGATGGCAGGATTGTTTTTGCGGGACGAAAGGGTGGAAATGGTAATCTTGTTACAGTTCAGCACACCGATCGCTATAGAACTGCTTATGCCCACTTAGCGCATATTGCGAAGGGGATTAGGAATGGTGTTATGGTAAAACGCGGCGAAGTGATTGGGGCGGTTGGCGCTACGGGCTTAGCGACAGGTCCACATCTTCACTTTGCTTTTTTCGACCGCGGCAGGTATGTTGATCCACTAAAGGTTGATTTGCCAACTGTAGATATTTTACGCGCTGGTCAAAAGATCAGCGAACGCTATCTCGAGCGAGCGATTCTTACTTTAGATCGCTACCAGAAGTTAGATCTGGGCGATCTGTATGCAAGTCGGTGGTAGGTTTTTATCCCCACCTCGGGTCTTTAATATAAATACCTCTGAGTAGAAAATTTCTAACTCGTCTCTCTTATTGTGGGCGCGTAATTTTTTAGTTGGCGCGGATAGGAGAGATGAGAAAGGCATTTTTAAGGTTTGTGTAAACCTTAACTTTTTTGCTCTCCGTGTTTATGCGGAGAGTGGAAAATCTTTTAGAGGGGAGGTTTTTATGGAGGATCCAAAAACAATTGTAAGTTTCTTTACAAATGTGGCGCTGCACTGTTTGGTGCGACGCCACCTGCCAATAGATGTGATGGCCTTGGTAGCTAGCGGCTACCCGAGGCTCCTGGAGTTTCCAAAAAGTTTCGGAGATCTCCTGAATAAAATCGCGCACGAATATCGGTCGAGTGAATTGCGAGATGTTCTGCGCGGAGTATTTCGCCAGTTAGTAGCCTCGGATCGAGACTACTGTTCCGTACTTGCCCATATCGGCGCGATAAACTCAAATGCACAGTGGGCAAAGATATCGGCCTATATTTTCGTCGGCATAGAGCGCGCTGAGGAAATA
This genomic window from Deltaproteobacteria bacterium contains:
- the mltG gene encoding endolytic transglycosylase MltG — protein: MSLDLSNFFLRLGRLTLYIVPFLLGCLLTYLLVSETLLGPVEPNSPLEVSFIVEKGANLRTIAKKLEREKLIKSWWAFYYAGKSKAEKSEKLIQAGEYKLSRNMSSLSILKKILSAEVIYYRFTIPEGLRLSEIAERIAQTGLIARIELERAFSDPNILQELGIINNTLEGHLFPETYQFSRPIDARTIVLEMVNQGRKQMTDEMISRSIEIGMPYYHVLILASIIEKETGKPEERPIISSVFHNRLRIGMPLQSDPTVIYGLKDFDGNLTKADLKRNTPYNTYTNVGLPPSPICSPGASSIKAALYPADSDYLYFVAKGDGSHHFSATLKEHNEAVAKHQKSIKLS
- the ruvX gene encoding Holliday junction resolvase RuvX, with product MHLKRVMGLDVGDARVGVALSDPLCISAQPHSCIKCKRNEHFKEIVNLAQKMDVSVIVVGLPKKLDGSIDIQAKKVLDFVKKLKTYLERETGACSTKEFHPIHIKLWDERFSTVEAERILAGNKVKKKAIKEHTDKISASLIVESYLMATNKDLYTPCSEEVDN
- a CDS encoding peptidoglycan DD-metalloendopeptidase family protein — translated: MSKAARKYNSRHHFVAPNYHASRALSGQKIYSKRSRRRANIVERPSSFYWRFVAVAAALMLLILFVGLDLRIPSKQLPEDEVTFFPPVALGALAEPRLAIPTSSPFASYTVVHRVKSGETWAALANIYGFPVTVAGDIKEAFDTLSKAKGVRGELDVGQELFLTFDPLVGLAKIKTSGSRSSAVEVSLVEDGKFVGRVKELPKTVTERVLLGEITEAAPSFAQAAYKAGVMYDLVDDLVDLFSDRVRFSSDFQVGDRFTVIYKEEVLEDGTVLTPGPILAGTLSIKGKHFSAIRYVGNDGVARYFDEGGRHLGNAFLRYPVKFSRISSYFSTSRFHPVLKHRRPHNGVDFAAAHGTPVRTVADGRIVFAGRKGGNGNLVTVQHTDRYRTAYAHLAHIAKGIRNGVMVKRGEVIGAVGATGLATGPHLHFAFFDRGRYVDPLKVDLPTVDILRAGQKISERYLERAILTLDRYQKLDLGDLYASRW